The Sulfurimonas sp. genome includes the window TATTTCTAAAAGTTCTTTCCGAGCAGATGTAAGTTTTAAGTTTTTTTCTTCAATAATATTTGTTATTTGCATAGTAGTATTTTAGCATTTTAAATCTTTAGCATATCTAAATGCGACTAAGTTGCATTTAAGTTTTATGCTAGTACAATTTGAGTTAAATTTAATTACAAGGTATTCAGATGAAGAAAATCATATTGCTAGTTTTTATACTTTTTAATGCTCTTGCTTTTGCAAAGCCTGCCATAGTTGTTAGTATCCTTCCAGAAAAAACTTTTGTACAAAAAATCGCTAAAGAGATGGTAGATATAACTGTAATGGTAAACCCAGGAAGTTCGCCACACTCTTATGAACCAAAAGCATCACAAATGATAGCGATATCAAAAGCTGATATATACTTTAGCATAGGTGTTGAGTTTGAGGAGACTTGGCTAGATAGGTTTAAATCACAAAATGCTAATCTAAAATTTGTAAATATTAGCTCTGATGTTCCTAAAATACAAATGAGTGAACATAATCATGAGGGCGAACATCATCACGAAGAAGAAAAATATCATGATGAAACTGATCCCCATACTTGGACTTCACCCAAAAATGTATCTATTATGGCACATACTATTTATAGATCTTTAGTAGAAATAGACCCAAAAAATAAAGAATCTTACAAATCAAATTTGGATGATTTTATTAAAGAGATTGAAGATACAGATAAACAGATAAAACATGCACTAAGAGACATGAAACCGAAGAGTAAGTTTATGGTTTTTCATCCATCATGGGGATATTTTGCAAATGATTATAATCTTGTACAGATAGCTGTTGAAGTAGATGGCAAAAAAACAAAAGCA containing:
- a CDS encoding metal ABC transporter solute-binding protein, Zn/Mn family is translated as MKKIILLVFILFNALAFAKPAIVVSILPEKTFVQKIAKEMVDITVMVNPGSSPHSYEPKASQMIAISKADIYFSIGVEFEETWLDRFKSQNANLKFVNISSDVPKIQMSEHNHEGEHHHEEEKYHDETDPHTWTSPKNVSIMAHTIYRSLVEIDPKNKESYKSNLDDFIKEIEDTDKQIKHALRDMKPKSKFMVFHPSWGYFANDYNLVQIAVEVDGKKTKAKEMIMIIKEAKEENIKVIFTQPEFSDKSAQIIAKEAKVSVRKTSPLDANWSQNLINIAKIIAKK